The following coding sequences are from one Papilio machaon chromosome 8, ilPapMach1.1, whole genome shotgun sequence window:
- the LOC106720785 gene encoding xaa-Pro aminopeptidase 1, which translates to MELVAAGHFVLIAAILTGCGGVRSPQQPAPMTTTTSTAMPALVSRLPDPLTIVQELPTVTQAICADANDPANPLGRLRSAMKNISYTQMNAFFDAFLVFYSDEHLSEEPAPEERRLQYISGWAGAGTAAVSEGGAALWVPGSDVRRARATVSCAWLVIDENDPSQPTIAEWIAERPGRNGRVGADARLTSVTDWQSLSSSLQREGMQLIHTPTLFDQVWADEPNPMLRRPDFSRIVANLHHLEYTGMSWRDKVSAVRHELRELSADAMVVTALDEVAWLLNVRGRDLPYAPLLKAFVVVSMKEVRVYAPPGKLSMPVREALAVYNCYTSSNNCTRVNEYTTIYSDLRRATETKILIPTGDTFQRGASAAIAQSVPQSKRLFQSSPIIYFKAQKNEAEIKGMRKAHLRDAVAMCTVLSYIESMGKAGLNELSVAMKVDVTRATQAGYVGLAMRTRVAFGPSAAEPDYRATNITSRRVLHNSTLVIQSGGQYDEGTTVVTRTVHYGVPSREERRAYTITLRSLAALSTLQMPSTLPAAHADPVARAPLWTAKQDYPSITGHGVGAALNRREDPVVIDYRQDTNLHTFREGYFVTSEPAWYEPRKFGIRLGNVLEVVAKPNGYLGFREATLLPYEPKLIDRNLLTEYEINWLNAYNERIRKTVGPELNDQGLTDVYYWMMNKTIHIEPPSKARKMTGFANRQEISTLFSCVIILTTIMIF; encoded by the exons GTTGCGGTGGAGTTCGCAGTCCTCAGCAGCCGGCGCCGATGACGACGACCACGAGTACTGCAATGCCGGCGCTGGTCTCCCGGTTGCCGGATCCCCTCACCATCGTGCAGGAGCTGCCGACAGTGACGCAGGCTATCTGCGCCGACGCCAATGACCCTGCCAACCCGCTCGGCAGACTGCGCAGCGCAATGAAGAACATCAGCTACACACAGATGAACGCTTTCTTTGATGCTTTCTTGGTGTTCTACAGTGATGAGCATTTg AGCGAAGAACCAGCCCCTGAGGAGCGTCGCTTGCAGTACATCAGTGGATGGGCGGGGGCGGGCACGGCGGCTGTGAGCGAGGGCGGTGCAGCTCTCTGGGTGCCAGGTAGCGACGTGCGTCGCGCGCGCGCTACCGTCTCCTGCGCCTGGCTAGTCATCGACGAGAACGACCCTAGCCAGCCCACTATTGCCGAATGGATAGCG GAACGTCCGGGTCGCAACGGTCGCGTGGGAGCGGATGCGCGGCTGACGTCAGTCACCGACTGGCAGAGCCTGTCCAGCAGCCTGCAGCGCGAGGGCATGCAGCTGATCCACACGCCCACTCTGTTCGACCAGGTGTGGGCCGACGAGCCCAACCCCATGCTGCGCCGACCCGACTTCTCAAGGATTGTCGCTAATCTACATCACCTGGAGTACACTG GAATGTCGTGGCGTGACAAGGTCTCGGCAGTGCGTCATGAGCTGCGCGAGCTGAGCGCGGACGCGATGGTTGTGACGGCGTTGGACGAGGTGGCGTGGTTGCTGAACGTGCGCGGCCGTGACCTGCCCTACGCGCCGCTCCTCAAGGCCTTCGTCGTCGTCAGCATGAAGGAGGTCCGCGTGTACGCCCCCCCGGGGAAACTGTCCATGCCGGTCCGAGAGGCCTTAGCTGTCTACAATTGTTACACGTCTTCGAATAATTGTACAAG GGTTAATGAATACACGACAATATACTCCGACCTCCGACGTGCCACTGAGACAAAGATCCTCATTCCTACCGGAGATACGTTCCAAAGAGGTGCGTCTGCAGCAATCGCAcaaagcgtcccgcagtccaaGAGATTATTCCAGTCTTCTCCTATAATCTACTTCAAGGCGCAGAAGAACGAGGCGGAAATCAAGGGAATGAGGAAAGCGCATTTACGAGATGCCGTCGCGATGTGTACGGTTTTGAGTTACATTGAGAGTATG GGCAAGGCTGGGCTGAACGAGCTATCAGTGGCAATGAAGGTTGACGTGACGCGGGCGACGCAAGCTGGATACGTGGGTCTAGCGATGCGTACGCGCGTCGCTTTTGGCCCCAGCGCCGCGGAGCCTGACTACCGCGCTACTAACATCACCAGCCGGCGAGTGCTGCACAACTCCACATTGGTCATACAGTCAGGAGGGCAGTATGATG AGGGCACTACGGTCGTAACCCGCACGGTGCACTACGGCGTGCCATCGCGCGAGGAGCGACGAGCGTATACCATCACGCTGCGCTCGCTGGCCGCTCTCAGCACGCTGCAGATGCCGAGCACTCTTCCGGCCGCACACGCAGACCCCGTCGCCAGGGCGCCGCTGTGGACCGCCAAGCAGGATTATCCCTCGATAACTGGACATGGCGTCGGAGCAGCGTTAAATAGACGCGAAG ATCCCGTTGTGATCGACTACAGACAAGACACGAACTTGCACACCTTCAGAGAAggatattttgttacaagcg AGCCAGCGTGGTACGAGCCAAGGAAGTTCGGTATAAGGCTTGGGAATGTGTTGGAAGTAGTTGCCAAACCTAATGGATACTTGGGCTTCCGCGAAGCGACGCTATTGCCGTACGAACCGAAACTGATCGATAGAAATTTGTTGACAGAATATGAG ATAAACTGGTTGAATGCATACAACGAACGCATTCGTAAGACGGTTGGTCCGGAACTCAACGACCAGGGTCTCACCGACGTTTATTACTGGATGATGAACAAGACCATACACATCGAGCCACCTTCTAAAGCGAGGAAAATGACCGGCTTTGCCAACAGACAAGAGATATCTACCCTGTTTTCTTGCGTAATAATACTTACCACGATTATGATATTCTAG